A DNA window from Mycosarcoma maydis chromosome 12, whole genome shotgun sequence contains the following coding sequences:
- a CDS encoding uncharacterized protein (related to UBP12 - ubiquitin C-terminal hydrolase) yields MRSNLSHTDASPRDSASNPTDEAQPNSSSTFAAFPHDPASSSPANVGHLASVLTTVRRPAPSPANSPELRPTSRFPATLSTPAEHKRTSVYKRARTVSPIIDENSSDVENEVRSLYSQSASDLGEPDHLDAISSSQPTPLRQSISSADILNPPHIMSKSDQNIEGLMTEKSLSLNDGAAAAATNTLTVETMVNEEPPSYSEAVQPLPFTAQALDITVAARPTGQEQLDRIRPMKNLPLHTGDVWYLVSRKWYRRWDAACTERRDSDPAEKLDVPIGPIDNSDLLDPDSTSFVRLKSGINEHVDYEMLPEEGWKLLVAWYGSSGPAFARKVIDGRCPGQESVEFYPPIFRLLRLVEDDSTQGSGVPPFSLSVSTSLAELKAMVKMAFNLGQVADVDIRLYFFPEPSDQELQSGLVGFARLDEEGVSIIDAREDKPDSYQPNVSLRSIGIEEIEVNLLVEIRQSGRWQTDPAPAEATASSVKGVFAQQGDFFSNLQQSSSVIASASGSATSVPSAEAQGRVTRSQTATDRSMGRSRGLRGLNNLGNTCFMNSALQCLSNTYELQQYFVSGAYKEELNTDNPLGMGGAIAEAFGNLITNIWNGQGGSFWPREFKFALSRFAPQFSGYAQHDSQELLAFLLDGLHEDLNRILKKPYIEAPDWEGGDEKDLVAFAKRQWDIYKARNDSVIVDLFQGQYRSTLVCPDCSKVSIKFDPFMYLTLPIPNRKMWRGQVYFVPLDAGQSMHKFQVLLPAGSTVGKLRQKVAAQFGIETKRLVCGEVWHHRIYKWIDDYEPLIDVKDGDFVYFWEVPTAPRFSKQRHYRYHRSVEDAENALDIPEEEQAILPVFTNFAMDASEPSSSQAFVSRRARTEAVGIPFFVSVPKADIYNVDAIRKHVLEGFSRYARNSDDLRKAVEQNRDTSALSAIPPSASQISDWEMIDDSTTSAEDAVQVVAPSQTSDSDVVTEIRDDGETVVVPDFSTTDVDALAAPRTPLQKSKSATPIERALRIRFSVAEAGQGLPKGSESNADHLSEDLEERQLRLAKRNNFSSEGSDELSMKIAADELESEDESKAASPPKAIPLVYTGGAIVCTWSHSIKERGLLVESESAQLWGEYEETVDESIRQRENAGPARTKTLSIEDCMDEFTREEQLGEDDPWYCPSCKEFRQATKKFDLWKAPDILVVHLKRFSAGRHSRDKLNMLVDFPLEGLDLTDRVEGTQALRRVQEEAEKSGEELSESMLGSGILRPLEDNDDAVAVDRPIYDLYAVDNHFGGLGGGHYTAFAKSPADGKWYEFDDSSVRPVANPEQVKSSSAYLLFYRRRTTRPIGGKSRQKFQEAAKTKATAAGGQVEAGGFDTVASGAAANTGASNATGDYSSDSSSDDTPDWSLNMRNGVDDNLVEPATGWSSTGNSPASSSRAPSPMSDRGAGSP; encoded by the coding sequence ATGCGTTCCAATCTCAGCCACACCGACGCATCACCTCGAGACTCAGCATCGAATCCCACCGACGAAGCACAACCCAATTCGTCATCGACTTTCGCTGCATTTCCACACGACCCTGCATCGTCCTCGCCAGCCAACGTCGGCCACCTTGCATCTGTGCTCACTACAGTACGAAGACCAGCGCCTTCGCCTGCGAACAGTCCGGAACTCAGACCCACCTCTCGCTTTCCTGCCACACTTTCCACACCCGCAGAGCATAAACGAACGTCCGTATACAAGAGAGCTCGGACTGTGAGCCCCATCATCGACGAAaacagcagcgacgtcGAGAACGAAGTCAGATCGCTGTATTCACAATCCGCAAGCGATCTCGGTGAGCCCGACCACCTAGACGCCATCTCCTCGTCGCAACCCACGCCCCTCCGCCAGAGCATTTCATCTGCCGATATTTTGAATCCGCCACATATCATGTCTAAATCCGATCAGAACATTGAAGGACTCATGACCGAAAAATCTCTCAGCCTCAAcgacggtgctgctgccgctgctacCAACACCCTCACTGTTGAGACGATGGTGAACGAAGAGCCTCCTTCGTATTCCGAGGCGGTCCAACCTCTACCTTTCACTGCACAGGCTCTTGACATCACCGTGGCAGCCAGGCCGACCGGTCAAGAGCAGTTGGACCGCATTCGACCCATGAAGAATCTCCCTCTCCACACTGGCGATGTATGGTATCTTGTCAGTCGCAAGTGGTATCGTCGTTGGGACGCCGCTTGCACCGAGCGACGTGATTCCGATCCTGCCGAAAAACTGGATGTCCCCATCGGCCCCATTGACAATTCGGACCTCCTTGACCCAGACTCGACCTCCTTTGTTCGTCTCAAATCAGGTATCAACGAGCATGTCGACTACGAGATGCTGCCTGAAGAAGGCTGGAAGCTCCTTGTCGCATGGTACGGAAGCAGTGGGCCCGCTTTTGCACGCAAAGTCATCGACGGCCGCTGTCCAGGTCAGGAGAGCGTCGAATTCTACCCTCCCATCTTTCGTCTGCTCAGGCTTGTCGAAGATGACAGCACACAGGGCTCGGGCGTCCCCCCCTTCAGCCTATCAGTCAGCACAAGCCTTGCTGAGCTCAAAGCGATGGTCAAGATGGCGTTCAACCTTGGTCAGGTTGCCGACGTTGATATCAGACTCTATTTTTTCCCCGAACCATCAGACCAGGAGCTTCAGAGTGGACTCGTTGGCTTTGCAAGACTGGATGAGGAGGGTGTGAGCATCATTGACGCCCGTGAAGACAAGCCTGACAGCTATCAACCCAACGTCTCTCTAAGATCGATCGGGATAGAGGAAATAGAAGTCAACcttctcgtcgagatcCGCCAATCAGGACGCTGGCAAACGGACCCTGCTCCTGCTGAAGCCACAGCTTCTTCGGTCAAAGGCGTCTTTGCGCAGCAGGGCGACTTCTTCAGCAACCTTCAACAGAGCAGCAGTGTCATTGCCTCAGCAAGCGGCAGTGCAACATCTGTGCCGAGTGCGGAAGCCCAAGGACGAGTGACTAGGTCGCAGACCGCTACGGATCGAAGCATGGGCAGATCACGCGGACTTCGCGGCCTCAACAATCTCGGCAATACTTGCTTCATGAACAGCGCGCTTCAGTGCCTCAGCAACACGTACGAGCTACAGCAGTACTTTGTCTCTGGAGCCTACAAGGAGGAGCTCAACACAGACAACCCACTGGGAATGGGAGGTGCGATCGCGGAGGCATTCGGCAACCTCATCACCAATATTTGGAATGGACAGGGTGGCTCTTTCTGGCCTCGTGAGTTCAAATTTGCCCTCTCTCGCTTTGCACCACAGTTCAGTGGATATGCACAGCATGACAGTCAGGAGCTGCTCGCATTCCTTTTGGACGGTCTGCACGAGGACCTTAACCGCATTCTCAAGAAGCCCTACATTGAGGCACCCGATTGGGAGGGAGGCGACGAAAAGGATCTTGTGGCTTTTGCCAAGCGACAGTGGGACATTTACAAGGCGCGTAACGATTCggtcatcgtcgatctctTCCAGGGACAGTACCGTAGCACGCTGGTCTGCCCTGATTGCAGCAAGGTCTCGATCAAGTTTGATCCATTCATGTACTTGACCCTGCCCATCCCGAACAGGAAGATGTGGCGAGGGCAAGTGTACTTTGTACCACTGGATGCGGGTCAGTCCATGCACAAGTTCCAGGTGCTGCTTCCGGCTGGTTCTACGGTTGGCAAGCTGCGGCAGAAAGTGGCGGCACAATTTGGCATAGAAACGAAGCGTTTGGTGTGCGGGGAGGTATGGCATCATCGCATCTACAAGTGGATTGACGATTACGAGCCGCTCATTGATGTCAAGGACGGCGACTTTGTCTACTTCTGGGAGGTGCCAACAGCTCCTCGTTTCTCTAAGCAGCGTCACTATCGTTACCATCGCTCGGTCGAGGACGCCGAGAATGCGCTGGATATTCcagaggaggagcaagcgATCTTGCCCGTCTTTACCAACTTTGCCATGGACGCTTCAGAACCTTCGTCGAGTCAAGCCTTTGTCAGCCGTCGTGCTCGTACAGAGGCTGTTGGCATTCCTTTCTTTGTTTCTGTGCCCAAGGCCGATATTTACAACGTTGACGCTATTCGCAAACACGTCTTGGAAGGGTTTTCGCGCTATGCGAGGAATTCAGACGATCTTCGAAAAGCTGTCGAGCAAAATCGTGACACTAGTGCTTTGTCAGCCATACCGCCATCTGCATCCCAGATTTCGGACTGGGAGATGATCGATGACTCGACCACTAGTGCAGAAGATGCAGTACAAGTGGTAGCGCCAAGTCAAACAAGCGACAGCGACGTGGTCACAGAGATTCGAGACGATGGCGAAACTGTGGTGGTACCTGATTTTAGCACGACCGACGTTGACGCATTAGCTGCTCCGCGTACCCCGCTACAGAAATCAAAGTCCGCAACGCCCATCGAACGAGCTTTGCGAATTCGTTTCAGTGTTGCCGAGGCAGGTCAAGGGCTTCCCAAGGGAAGCGAGAGCAACGCAGACCATCTGTCTGAAGACCTCGAAGAGCGTCAACTCCGTCTTGCGAAGCGAAACAACTTTTCGTCGGAAGGCTCAGACGAACTTTCGATGAAAATcgccgccgacgagctggagTCCGAGGATGAGTCTAAAgctgcatcgccaccaAAAGCGATTCCTCTCGTCTACACAGGCGGTGCCATCGTCTGCACCTGGTCACATTCCATCAAGGAACgtggcttgctcgtcgaatCGGAATCAGCTCAATTGTGGGGCGAGTACGAAGAAACGGTAGACGAGTCCATTCGTCAACGCGAGAACGCCGGACCGGCTCGAACAAAGACGCTGTCGATCGAGGATTGCATGGACGAATTTACGAGGGAGGAGCAGTTGGGTGAGGATGACCCGTGGTACTGCCCATCATGCAAGGAGTTCCGTCAAGCAACCAAGAAGTTTGATCTTTGGAAGGCACCTGATATCCTCGTGGTGCATCTCAAGCGCTTCAGTGCCGGCAGGCATTCGCGTGACAAGCTCAATATGCTCGTGGACTTTCCCTTAGAGGGTCTCGACTTGAcggatcgagtcgaggGTACTCAGGCGCTTCGAAGAGTGCAAGAGGAAGCTGAGAAGAGTGGCGAGGAGTTGTCGGAGAGCATGCTGGGATCGGGCATCCTGCGTCCGTTGGAGGACAACGATGATGCGGTTGCGGTGGATCGTCCCATCTATGATCTGTATGCGGTCGACAACCATTTCGGCGGATTGGGCGGAGGACACTATACCGCCTTCGCAAAAAGTCCAGCTGATGGCAAGTGGTACGAGTTTGACGACTCAAGCGTCAGACCAGTGGCGAATCCTGAGCAGGTCAAGAGCTCTTCGGCTTATTTGCTCTTCTATCGCCGTAGGACAACGCGGCCGATTGGAGGCAAGTCAAGGCAAAAGTTccaagaagctgccaagaccAAGGCCACTGCTGCAGGGGGGCAGGTAGAAGCTGGTGGCTTCGACACTGTAGCGTCAGGCGCAGCGGCAAACACTGGAGCATCCAACGCGACGGGCGACTACTCGAGCGATTCGTCCAGCGACGACACTCCTGATTGGTCATTGAACATGCGCAACGGCGTCGATGAcaacctcgtcgagccGGCGACGGGCTGGTCGAGCACTGGCAATTCGCCCGCTTCATCTAGTCGTGCTCCAAGTCCAATGAGCGACCGTGGTGCTGGATCTCCCTGA